Below is a window of Gemmatimonadota bacterium DNA.
GGAATCGCGTGTCTCAAGGGTAATTACTTCGCACCCGACTGTGCGCTTCAATGCCTCGGGCGTGCCTTCGGCAATTAGCTGTCCGCGATCTAAAATGCCAATGCGGTCACAGCGCTCGGCTTCTTCTATAAAATGGGTCGTCAATATCAGTGTCGTGCCATAGGTCTGCCGCAAAATATCCAGATCGTCCCAAAACCTCCGACGCGCACCGGGATCAAGCCCTGTGCAGGGTTCATCAAAGATCAATATTTCGGGGCGGTGCAACAAACTTTTGCACAGTTCAACGCGCCGCTGTAAGCCGCCAGATAGTACTTCGACTCGATCTTTTGCGCGATCTGTGAGGGTCATCATGTCGAGGACTTCTTCAATGCGTTGGAAGAGCAAGCGGCCTTTCAAGCCATAGAGATGGCCTTGATAGCGCAAATTCTCCAGTACAGTCAAACGCGCGTCCAGGCTGGGATGTTGAAATACCACCCCGATGTGTGTGCGCACAGCACTGGCAGTGGCGTTTTTGCCCAACAGGCGAATCGTGCCGTGATCGGGAGGCAGCATAGTACACAACATGCGAAATAGGGTGGTCTTTCCCCCTCCATTGGGGCCTAAAAGACCGTACATCTCTCCGGTCATCACCTGTAATGTGATACTGTCTAATGCCACGCGCTCGCCAAATTTATGGCTCACATTTTCGACATTTATTGCTACTTGCAATTGATTGCTCCTGCACATACAAAGAAAGGTGATAGGTCAGCCTATCACCTCCTGTATCTTCCAAATCGGATGCACACTTGTCTCACGTAATTTTGTCCAACATCATCACTGTCCACAATACGGGCAGATATATGAGGGTTGCTCGCATCAGGCGGCGTGCCAATACATCTGTGCGCGATTGCGCAAAGGTCAAACTGGCGTACAACAGGCCCAGGCCGAGCAACACAGCAACGCCGAAATACGCGACACCAGCCATACCCAATAACGCTGGCATCAGGCTGCACGACAACAAGACCAGGGTATAAAGTACCACCTGATGGGCAGTTCTATGGCCTTGCGGGTCTTCTATGGGTAGCATGCGAAATCCACCGCGTGCATAATCTTCTCGATAAAGCCAGGCTATGGACAAAAAATGGGGGAATTGCCACAAAAACAAAATGCCAAACAGGGCCAGTGCTTCGCCACTCAAAACACCTGTTGCTGCGGTCCATCCACCCACTGGCGGCAATGCGCCTGCAATGGCTCCAATCGCTGTATTGTGCGGTGTTTTGGGCTTTAAGGGCGTATAGAGGAGCAAATATACCACCACGGTTAATAAGCCCACTAGTGCGGTCAAGTAGTTGACCAGCACCCCCAGATAGACAATGCCCATACCACTTAAAATTAACCCAAACCAACAGGCCAGTTCTGGCGCAATGCGTCCCGCAGGGAGTGGTCGGTCGGCTGTGCGTCCCATTCTCGCATCGCGCTCGCGCTCCATAAACTGGTTTAAAATACCCGTGCCAGATGTAGTTAAAAAAGTGGCGAATAGCACATGGAAGATATGAATCGGATCGGGAACATATCCCATGCCGAGGACATATCCCACAGAAGTGCTAAACACGACCATCAGTCCAATCCGAAATTTAATTAAAACAAATAAGTCATTTACAAATGTTTTTGCCTGTACCAGTTCGGCGTTCATAAAAGATATTCTTAAAAAAGAGGTTGATCAAAAGCACCACTTATTTTTTGAAGCCATAACAATACCAGCTTTTGGGCTGTGAGTCAAGTACAAGAAAGATTTGCGTTTGCGCATTGCCAACTTGCCCAAATGCAGTGCGTAAAATGTTGGCTTTTTTTCAGTAGCTGTTTTAAAATACCCGGTGTGTTTACGAGCGGAGGAAGATATGCAACGTCTAATATTGACTGTCCAGGAAGAGAGCGGGATCGAACGCCGTGCGTGGCCTGTGACCCGGGGCGTGCCTCTGCCACAGGGAGCCGTAGCCGAATGCGCCGATTTGTGGTTGGAGGATGCTCGGGGACGGGCTGTAAACCTGCAAAGTCGTCCGCTGAGCCATTGGCCCGACGGCAGTATCAAGTGGGTCCTGGTCGATTTTCAAGCCGACGTGGTCGGATCAACGGTTTACCACTTGTGTTATGCTGGCGAAGCCCCTCGCGCTACTCCGGCGAATCGACTGCAAATAAGCGAGAGCGACGAGCGCATTGTCGTGTGTACCGGCCCCTTGCGCTTTGCCGTGAGTCGGCAGCGCTATGGCCTGGTACACGCGGTATCATTGGGGCGGCAGGAGGCCGATGGCTTTGTCGAAGAAGTCGCTGTGAGTTCGCAAGGCGGCGACAGTTGGGCCGATATTTGCGAGGCTTTTGAGATTGGGGAGACCCAGCGGCGGATCTATGGCATGGGTGGGATGTGCCGGGCATCGCTGGGGGAAAGCGCGTACCGGGTCCAGGTGGAAGAATCCGGGCCTCTACGGGCGGTGATTCGCTGCGAAGGTGCCCTGGAATCCGAGGCGCCTATGCACCACTACGTCGGCTATCAACCATTTCGTTTCGTGACGCGGATATACGCCTTTGCCGGACACGCCTTTTTGCGGGTCTTGCACACCGTCGTGGTGGCCTGCGATCCAGATCAGACCGAATTGCGGGAACTGGCCGTGCGAATCCCGGTGGATTGGGCGGGAAAACGACGCTATCGGGTGGGTGGAAATCGGTGTATGGAAGGCGTTCTGGGTCAGGACGAAGGCCTGCTTTTGGCTCAGCGTCAGGATCGCCACTTCCGCCTGGCGCGGCGGCGCAGCGGGCACTCAGAGAGGATAGCTGAAGGAGAACGGGCCGGTGGGTGGGCGGTGTTGGAGGGCGAGGAAGCCGGGGTCGGGGTGGCGTTGCGCTATATGGCCGAGGAATACCCCAAAGCCATAGGCGTGGATCGAGGGGGGATCGACGTGTTTTTGTGGAAAGATCCGGATGGCGGGCGACTGCATTTCAAGCGCTATGCCGAGGAAGTGGCCTGGCACGAGGGAGAAGGCGTGTACAGCGATGGCCTGGGCACGGCCAAAACCTCGGAATTTTTTATCGATTACTTCCAGCGCAATACCAGCGAAGAAGCCCCCCAACGGCTGACGGCTTTGCTCGATTGGCCACACGTCGCGGTTGATCCCGGCTGGATGGCTCACTGCGAAGTCGCCGGCGGCTTTGCGGTCCGCGCGGTAGATGCCTTTCCGCACTCCGAGCGCATGCTCGACGGCTTCCTCGAGTGGATGGCGCGCAGTATTGAGGTCAATCGCTGGCGCGGTTTTTTTGACTGGGGCGATGTGCTCGTGGCCTGGGAGGAATCGACCGGCGACTGGCGCTTCCGGGGCAGGTGGGGCTGGTGCAACAGCGAGTGGGACCCGCGCCACGGGGTGTGGATCCAGTATTTGCGCAGCGGGGCAGGGCGCTGGTTCCGTCTCGGTGAGGCTATGACCCGGCACTCGATGGATGTCGATACCTGCCACTACCACCCGCTCAGGCCGTATCGGGTCGGCGGCTGTTTCCGACACAGCATCGACCACTTTGGCGACGAGCCTTGTGCTTCGCACACTTTTATCGACAACTGGATTGACTATTACTACTTGACGGGCGACCACCGGACATTGGAGGTGCTCGGGGAAGCTGGCGAATTTTTCCTGCGCTATCGCTGGAGCGAAGATTCCCGTTTTTCCTTTAGTTTGCGCAGCATTGCCAACACTTTGCGCGGTCTGCTGTATTTGTGGGAACTAACGGGCAAGGCGCGTTTCAAACAGCGCGCCGAAGAAATTTTTCAGGTCATCGCCCGGGGTCAGAACGACGACGGCAGTTGGCACAAGCGCTTTCAGGTTTCCACCCCCGATCGGTTGCCCGACCAGGCACCCTACGGCATGGCTACCGAAGGTACGACCCTGGCCGTGGAAATGGGCACCGCAACGCCTTTTACCCCGGCTGAGCACAAGGCCCTGGGCGGGGCTTCTGCCGAGGGCAAACACGTGCTGTCCTACGCCGACCAGAAGGGCTATCAGATCCACTATTTAATGATCGGCCTCGAATTGCTACACCGATTGACAGGCCGGACCGATGTGGCAAAATGCTATCTGCGGGCTGTGGATTGGTTTTGCGGTGGGCCGGACGTTTTCGATTCCGAAATGGCGTGGAAGCAGCGCTACGGCGGGGTGCTATGCCGCCACCTGAGCTATGCATACAGGCTGACAGGCGAGCGGGGCTATTTGGAGGTGGGCCGGCAACTGCTGCGCCGCTTGGCCGAATCGCAGGATTGGAGCGACGATCCCAAAAGGCGCGGCGCAGTGGGACTGAGCCCGATGTACTTGAGCCTGCTGTTTTTCGGCGTGCCCCATTTGTTGGGTGCTCTGCAAGACGCGGGGATGGACGAGTGGCTATAGGGCGGTGCGGGCATTCTCTAAAAATTGTGCACATTATGCCCTTGCAGGGGGAACCAGAACCAATCTATGATAAAGACTAGGCCCGTGCTGACCGCCTGTGCTGCCAGCAAGCCGATGAAAAACGGCTTTCCCCTTTCGTACAATTGCACGCCGCCCATTTTCATGACAACCGCTTTGATTGACCAGACAATAAAAATCGAAAAGACCGTCTTGCTCACGCCGTAGTTCCCCTGCATAGCCAGGCCAATCGGGTGCAGGGGCCACCACGGCACCCAGTAGCGAACGGTCGTCAAAATCGCCATCAGTCCCATGCCGATAAATGCCCACATGACCCTGCCATTGCCGCCGGGCGCCAGGGGATTTCGTATTTCTGTAATCACAAAATCAAACGCCACAGGTCCCGTCTTCTTCATCCCCATATTGCCCAGATTATAGGCTCCGTATTCATAACTCAAATACAGGGTATCCACTATTGAGATGGTGAAACCCAGTGCGAGTGCCAGCCACAGCACTGGTGTAATTCGCCGCGGACTGACGACCTTATCCACTGCTTTTACCGCTTGCGTAAACGGCGGCATTAAAAATCCCTTCCCAATATCGGGCCACTGATTAAACACATGCATAAACCCGAGCACTACCACACCGGAAAGCCCGACTATGCCCGAACCGAATGCCTGTACTACGGCATCGTGGGGCTGAATGCGATAATACACATAGACCAATCCCAATTCCGCAATGGCGCGCGCAAGGCCTAAAAACAACAACATCGCCAAAATGAGAAAGGAGAATACCACCCACAAGGGCATGCCCGCCGTATATAGCCACGCCGAGACAAATGCAAATGCACCCAATAAGCCGAACACCGCCATGCGATAGGACAATAATTCACCGCTATCATCCACTTCGCAATTGGGATATAGCGCCTTGCGTATCACTGCTTTCAAATGCGCGCGCGCCATCCACAATCCCCAGGCAGACAAAAAGATCAATGCGCCCATGCTTTGCCAGCCCAGAGCATCGCTTGTCCAGTGGTGGGTTGCTGCGCCGATTTGGTACCCAAAGATATTGAATACATATACCTGAAACGCGGTTAAAATAATGAAAAACCACACGCTGAACAGCACGTCCAGGCGCGCAAAATACCCGAATCCAATGGCGTAAAAACTCAGGCGATTTACCATCCAGGGAAAGTCTGGAATCGGTTGCCACTGTGTTTGTTCGATGTCAATATGCGGAAATGCCGGGGTAAAATAAGACGCGATATTCCACAATTTCAAGAGCATGACCAGAGAAAATGCGATCCAGAATAGGGGAGAGCGAAATGTTTTTTCCAGTCCGCCGCCTTTCTCTGTCTCTGCCAGTGATTGTGCGACTTCGACAAGTGGATATGCCAAACGCTCGTAATCCACCCATTGCTTTCGCAAAATTACGACCAGGCAAAATACCCCAAAGCCCATTGCACCGAAAAAACACATCCACCAGAAAACGGGCACTGCCCACACGCGCCACGGGGGGGATCCGCCTCCGCCTTCAAAAAACCGCGTCATTTCACCGGTGGCATTCGAGGGTGCGAGCCATGTGGGGATGGTGTCGTGTATAAAACCCCAGCCGTTTTCCACCGATGCGAAATAATAAGGAGCTGCCAGAACGCCGAAGAAGTGTCCCGTCAATCCGTCGTAAGCCAGCGCGATTCCCACAAAGCCCGACCCCAGGACCACCAGCAATTCCGAACGGGAAAGCCCCCAGCCAGTTCGCAAGTGATTCAATGTCAGGTTGAGAGTACACGCGATCAAAAACGGAAAGAAAAACGCCATGGGGAAGTGGCTGCGGCTGAT
It encodes the following:
- a CDS encoding ATP-binding cassette domain-containing protein, which gives rise to MCRSNQLQVAINVENVSHKFGERVALDSITLQVMTGEMYGLLGPNGGGKTTLFRMLCTMLPPDHGTIRLLGKNATASAVRTHIGVVFQHPSLDARLTVLENLRYQGHLYGLKGRLLFQRIEEVLDMMTLTDRAKDRVEVLSGGLQRRVELCKSLLHRPEILIFDEPCTGLDPGARRRFWDDLDILRQTYGTTLILTTHFIEEAERCDRIGILDRGQLIAEGTPEALKRTVGCEVITLETRDSKSLQLQIEKILGRDVQIIDGQVRIPCDDGQGLLAQLYPLLREEVQAMTLSVPTLEDVFVQRTGHGFHVEGQ
- the cyoE gene encoding protoheme IX farnesyltransferase, which encodes MNAELVQAKTFVNDLFVLIKFRIGLMVVFSTSVGYVLGMGYVPDPIHIFHVLFATFLTTSGTGILNQFMERERDARMGRTADRPLPAGRIAPELACWFGLILSGMGIVYLGVLVNYLTALVGLLTVVVYLLLYTPLKPKTPHNTAIGAIAGALPPVGGWTAATGVLSGEALALFGILFLWQFPHFLSIAWLYREDYARGGFRMLPIEDPQGHRTAHQVVLYTLVLLSCSLMPALLGMAGVAYFGVAVLLGLGLLYASLTFAQSRTDVLARRLMRATLIYLPVLWTVMMLDKIT